One window from the genome of Candidatus Didemnitutus sp. encodes:
- a CDS encoding DUF5069 domain-containing protein: MNYSTPDLSQHPPRSPRARLGGYAHLPRLLDKARAQLAGKMGEYNWNCPLDQRFFAFAGVTADALLAAVKEGKGDAEMLEWLASSQQPKRAAWEILAWSQWLENLAPGDVTRHETFAEHIRKMAPKRDDIRTMFDRLELDDYFSFGGKA; this comes from the coding sequence ATGAACTACTCGACACCTGACCTGAGCCAGCATCCGCCGCGCAGTCCCCGCGCCCGCCTCGGCGGCTACGCTCACCTGCCCCGCCTCCTCGACAAGGCCCGCGCCCAACTCGCCGGAAAAATGGGCGAATACAACTGGAACTGCCCGCTCGACCAGCGCTTCTTCGCTTTCGCCGGCGTGACGGCCGACGCGTTGCTCGCCGCCGTCAAGGAAGGCAAGGGCGACGCGGAAATGCTCGAATGGCTCGCATCCAGCCAGCAGCCCAAACGCGCCGCATGGGAAATCCTCGCTTGGTCGCAATGGCTCGAGAATCTCGCGCCCGGCGACGTCACGCGTCACGAGACCTTCGCCGAGCACATCCGGAAAATGGCGCCGAAACGCGACGACATCCGCACGATGTTCGACCGGCTGGAGCTCGACGACTACTTCAGCTTCGGCGGCAAAGCCTGA
- a CDS encoding response regulator, producing MTSTVLAQREIFTAATAEYQVRVWTVEAGYPHVAPTCIAQTPDGYLWIGSYSNLTRFDGMRFEVIAPPDVPALHDGMVLQLLVAHDGALWLSGNRGVGCLRDGKWRWFGAEQGLPMEPSHSLVEWKGQILVTFGGKAFACADGEHFRNMPLPDIGPRTIQGSALETDGEGNLWLTQPQRICRWRDGRWEEVFQSTDPREQLGGIARSARGGVWIAIRGRIVRWQDGGVVEDLPRPEFLPPDYIRLLEDSRGRLWIASSTRGAYARLAAGQWLRTTMEEGLENDAVQAVFEDNARNIWLGTNGGGLARLRPNRVLTLGRQAGLKQPVVNSVLETGPNEFLVATHGGGVVLLRDGVFQPAPGLLGERFKPTGSWPMTLERDAQGHIWAGTFGEGALEVSDTGARLHPRSGTGDEVVYGLHAARDGTLWLATNTGVASERAGRFRVYTAADGVPATRFHALAEDLDGTIWAASRSAGLFAFKADQVRHEAVADRATGVEAVHCDAAGRLWVAWEDGGLAVRVSGVWRRLTAASGLPPGIAQLIFHDDDGNIWAGTERGLLRITHQSVERWLAGGPPALDFVLIDQTDGLPFALRDGVSPLWRRVSDGRFVIATMRGVTFLDPRQRFEVVPVAPTLLTGLEIDGVPRPAGPMERVELPAGTRRVSVSFSAVNLTDAETLRFEYSLDGGRKEWRDAGPNRRVDLFELAPGSYRFAVRAVGRDGRRGPAAEIPVLELAPHFWETLWFRYGGVILLATLVGAGAWTAQSLRLRRQRERLEHERLVAEAQARAEHERREKEAAAAASKAKSDFLATVSHEIRTPLNGIVGSADLLADTALDATQREFLDALRVSAGGLLTLLNDVLDFSKIEAGHVTLARESFEPRQPVIDAVETLHAKALEKELELTLVLAPDLPAMVVGDAGRLRQVLLNLVSNAIKFSERGHIAVRVTREPGAAAGAERIRFSVTDTGIGIAPEARERLFDKFTQQDTSSTRRYGGTGLGLAICKHLVGLMDGVIEVVSEQGRGSTFAFAIEMPVELPAVVMPPRGWRVLAIDDLPAAAEASVALGARTGVEVVAAGSVAEARERLRSGAFTALLVDISVAVLERSALRELRQTLAANVPVILAAPWGYELEDAAELAPAGLVRKPMLHPEYLVEELNRLRRPAPQPSAPGDAMPAKLAPRTILLVEDDEVNRYIAKSMLEALGCVVDVAVNGDEAIARSAERRYDLIFMDCRMPVRDGYEATAAIRRRDGSRTPPIVALTANSSVEDRTRCESLGMAGFLSKPVRKHDLASAVEKFSRPRN from the coding sequence GTGACGAGCACTGTGCTGGCTCAGCGGGAGATTTTCACGGCGGCGACGGCCGAGTATCAAGTGCGCGTGTGGACGGTCGAGGCGGGATACCCGCATGTGGCGCCGACCTGCATCGCGCAGACGCCGGACGGGTATTTGTGGATCGGTTCGTATTCGAACCTGACGCGGTTCGACGGCATGCGTTTCGAGGTGATCGCGCCGCCCGATGTGCCGGCATTGCACGACGGCATGGTGTTGCAGTTGCTGGTCGCGCACGACGGTGCCCTGTGGCTCTCGGGCAATCGCGGCGTGGGCTGCCTGCGGGATGGGAAGTGGCGCTGGTTCGGCGCGGAGCAGGGGTTGCCCATGGAGCCGTCGCACTCGTTGGTCGAGTGGAAGGGCCAGATCCTCGTCACCTTCGGCGGCAAGGCGTTCGCTTGCGCGGACGGCGAGCACTTCCGCAATATGCCGCTGCCGGACATCGGGCCGCGGACGATTCAGGGCTCCGCGCTGGAGACCGATGGCGAAGGCAATCTCTGGCTCACGCAGCCGCAACGCATCTGCCGGTGGCGGGACGGCCGTTGGGAGGAAGTGTTCCAGTCCACCGATCCGCGGGAGCAGCTGGGTGGCATCGCGCGTTCCGCGCGGGGCGGCGTCTGGATCGCGATCCGCGGCCGGATTGTGCGCTGGCAGGACGGCGGCGTGGTGGAGGATTTGCCGCGGCCCGAATTTCTGCCGCCCGACTACATCCGGTTGTTGGAGGATTCGCGTGGCCGGCTCTGGATCGCCAGCTCCACGCGCGGAGCCTACGCGCGTCTGGCGGCCGGCCAGTGGCTCCGCACCACGATGGAGGAAGGGCTGGAAAACGACGCCGTGCAGGCGGTGTTCGAGGACAACGCGCGCAACATCTGGCTCGGCACGAACGGCGGCGGACTCGCCCGCTTGCGGCCGAATCGCGTGCTGACGCTCGGGCGGCAGGCGGGCCTGAAGCAGCCGGTCGTCAACAGCGTGCTCGAAACCGGCCCCAACGAGTTCCTGGTGGCGACGCACGGCGGCGGCGTGGTGTTGCTGCGCGACGGGGTTTTTCAGCCGGCCCCCGGACTGCTCGGCGAGCGATTCAAGCCGACCGGTTCGTGGCCGATGACGCTCGAGCGCGATGCGCAGGGACATATTTGGGCGGGCACGTTTGGCGAGGGCGCGCTGGAGGTCAGCGACACCGGTGCACGACTTCATCCACGTTCGGGGACGGGCGACGAAGTGGTCTATGGTCTGCACGCGGCGCGCGACGGCACGCTCTGGCTCGCGACGAATACCGGTGTCGCGAGCGAGCGCGCCGGCCGGTTTCGCGTCTACACGGCGGCGGACGGCGTCCCGGCCACGCGGTTCCACGCGCTGGCGGAGGATTTGGATGGGACGATCTGGGCGGCGAGTCGCTCGGCGGGCTTGTTTGCGTTCAAGGCGGATCAAGTGCGCCACGAGGCCGTCGCGGATCGCGCCACGGGTGTCGAGGCGGTGCATTGCGACGCCGCCGGACGCTTGTGGGTGGCGTGGGAAGACGGCGGGCTGGCCGTGCGCGTGAGCGGCGTCTGGCGGCGGCTCACCGCGGCATCGGGCCTGCCGCCGGGGATCGCGCAGCTGATTTTCCACGACGACGACGGCAACATCTGGGCCGGCACCGAGCGCGGATTGCTGCGGATCACGCACCAGTCGGTGGAGCGCTGGCTCGCCGGCGGGCCGCCCGCGTTGGACTTCGTCCTCATCGATCAGACTGACGGATTGCCTTTCGCTCTGCGCGACGGCGTTTCGCCGCTCTGGCGGCGAGTGAGCGATGGACGTTTCGTCATCGCGACGATGCGCGGCGTGACGTTCCTCGACCCACGGCAACGCTTCGAGGTGGTGCCCGTGGCGCCGACTTTGCTCACGGGCTTGGAAATCGATGGCGTCCCGCGGCCGGCGGGGCCGATGGAGCGGGTGGAACTGCCGGCTGGCACGCGCCGGGTGTCGGTGAGCTTCTCCGCCGTCAATCTCACTGATGCGGAAACGCTGCGCTTCGAGTATTCGCTCGATGGCGGACGCAAGGAGTGGCGCGACGCCGGGCCGAATCGTCGCGTGGATCTCTTCGAACTCGCGCCGGGGAGCTACCGTTTCGCCGTGCGCGCGGTCGGTCGAGATGGGCGGCGCGGTCCCGCTGCAGAGATCCCGGTGCTGGAGCTGGCACCGCATTTTTGGGAGACGCTCTGGTTCCGCTACGGGGGCGTTATTCTGCTCGCGACGCTGGTGGGCGCCGGAGCGTGGACCGCGCAGAGTTTGCGGCTGCGTCGCCAGCGCGAGCGACTGGAGCACGAGCGCCTCGTCGCCGAGGCGCAGGCGCGCGCCGAGCACGAACGGCGGGAGAAGGAGGCCGCCGCCGCCGCCAGCAAGGCGAAGAGCGATTTTCTTGCCACCGTCAGCCACGAGATCCGCACGCCGCTGAACGGCATCGTCGGCTCGGCCGATTTGCTCGCCGACACCGCGCTCGACGCCACGCAGCGGGAATTCCTCGACGCGTTGCGGGTGAGCGCGGGCGGCTTGCTGACGCTGCTGAACGACGTGCTGGATTTCTCCAAGATCGAGGCGGGGCACGTGACGCTCGCGCGGGAGTCGTTCGAGCCGCGCCAGCCGGTGATCGATGCCGTCGAAACGTTGCACGCCAAAGCGCTCGAAAAGGAGCTCGAATTGACCTTGGTGCTGGCGCCGGACCTGCCGGCGATGGTCGTGGGCGACGCGGGGCGTTTGCGGCAGGTGCTGCTCAATCTCGTTTCCAATGCGATCAAGTTCAGCGAGCGCGGGCACATCGCGGTGCGAGTGACCCGCGAGCCCGGTGCGGCAGCCGGCGCGGAGCGAATCCGGTTTTCCGTCACGGACACGGGCATCGGCATCGCGCCGGAAGCGCGGGAGCGGTTGTTCGACAAATTTACCCAACAGGATACCTCGTCGACGCGTCGTTACGGGGGCACGGGGCTCGGACTCGCCATCTGCAAGCACCTCGTCGGGCTCATGGACGGGGTGATCGAGGTCGTCAGCGAGCAGGGCCGCGGGTCGACGTTCGCCTTTGCGATCGAGATGCCGGTGGAACTACCCGCGGTGGTGATGCCGCCGCGTGGATGGCGCGTGCTCGCGATCGATGATCTGCCGGCTGCCGCCGAGGCAAGCGTGGCGCTCGGCGCGCGGACAGGGGTGGAGGTCGTGGCGGCGGGCAGCGTGGCCGAAGCGCGCGAGCGCCTGCGGAGCGGCGCGTTCACGGCCTTGTTGGTCGACATCTCGGTCGCGGTGCTCGAGCGCTCCGCGCTGCGGGAGCTGCGCCAGACGCTCGCAGCCAATGTCCCCGTGATCCTCGCTGCGCCGTGGGGCTACGAGCTCGAGGACGCCGCGGAGCTCGCGCCTGCCGGGCTGGTGCGCAAACCGATGTTGCACCCCGAATATTTGGTCGAGGAACTCAACCGGCTGCGCCGCCCGGCACCGCAGCCATCCGCGCCAGGGGATGCGATGCCGGCGAAGCTCGCGCCGCGCACCATCCTGCTGGTCGAAGACGACGAGGTGAACCGTTACATCGCGAAATCCATGCTCGAGGCGCTCGGTTGCGTGGTCGACGTGGCGGTCAACGGCGACGAGGCGATCGCGCGCTCCGCCGAGCGGCGCTACGATCTCATCTTCATGGATTGTCGCATGCCGGTGCGGGATGGCTACGAGGCGACCGCGGCGATTCGGCGGCGGGACGGGTCGCGGACTCCTCCGATCGTGGCGCTGACGGCCAACAGCAGCGTCGAGGACCGGACACGTTGCGAATCGCTCGGCATGGCGGGATTCCTATCCAAGCCGGTGCGCAAGCACGACCTCGCGAGCGCGGTGGAAAAATTCTCGCGACCGCGCAACTGA
- a CDS encoding ABC transporter permease: MPSPHASAPGSSGLLAGVPGDLRHAFRLLWKSRGFAATTLLTLALCIGATTAIFSTVYSLMLKPLPFDEPDRIVELYTSAAKAGLMHMPANVPFYLDYSKNATSYETLGLWSFSYNMVGEEGAVVRTPLAKATAEIFPILRVQPILGSFFTQEQNKPGADRVAVLTQSYWRAQFNESPEVIGREIRIDGDAYKIIGVAPRTFEAFDARVKFILPLSWPAAAESPQGRYGVGINLYGRLKPGATAGAADAEAKTLEKIYVDAGPPALKAFAERSGMTMNVGGVQDQRVQPVRPTLLLLQGGVAFVLLIGCVNVANLLLARSNARQSELAIRSALGASRRIIARQLLLESLLLTGLGAVLGVLLAWGALKATNFYLAKMLPQALAATIDLRVLGFAVALALVVGVLIGLIPVFHVLRTNLAEVIQRGTRGASSGRGVRALSGTLVVAQIAVALMLLTGAGLLIRSFAKALDVSPGFDPSHVVTGRIALPQAHRASDEAANKIRERLLASLREIPGVSSVALGFATPFQGGLPINAFTLENDTLPPGAPQPGAFRVVVTPGYLETLGLKLVEGRFFEEADLAPNRRVYVVDESFAKRFFPGRSALGGRFTFGARPEKDADWPSIVGVVKDLPHNGVEEKSGNPFIYQVMQGGRPGGLTLFLRTERPAADVVASLRAKMKEIDPAIALFDTGAMAQVVDSSYDNRRAVMLLLAAFAGLALFLSALGIYGVLAYDVSQRTREIGVRGAIGASHGEIIGLILKQGLWKTGLGIVLGLAGAALLSHYMTSLLFGVKPTEPIVYAVVSLVLIVVALLASYLPARRAAKIDPLVALRDE, translated from the coding sequence ATGCCTTCCCCCCACGCTTCCGCGCCGGGCTCCAGCGGTTTGCTCGCTGGCGTCCCGGGCGACCTTCGCCATGCGTTCCGGTTGCTTTGGAAAAGCCGCGGGTTCGCCGCCACGACCCTGCTCACGCTCGCGCTGTGCATCGGCGCGACGACTGCGATCTTCTCGACCGTGTATTCACTGATGCTCAAGCCGCTGCCGTTCGACGAGCCGGACCGCATTGTCGAACTTTACACCTCCGCGGCGAAGGCCGGCCTCATGCACATGCCGGCCAATGTGCCGTTCTACCTCGACTATTCGAAGAATGCCACGTCCTACGAGACGCTCGGCCTGTGGTCGTTTTCCTACAACATGGTGGGCGAGGAGGGCGCGGTGGTGCGCACGCCGTTGGCCAAGGCGACGGCGGAGATTTTTCCCATCCTCCGCGTGCAACCGATCCTCGGCAGCTTTTTCACCCAGGAACAGAACAAGCCGGGCGCGGATCGCGTCGCCGTGCTGACGCAGTCGTATTGGCGCGCGCAATTCAACGAGAGCCCCGAGGTCATCGGGCGCGAAATCCGCATCGACGGCGACGCCTACAAGATCATCGGCGTGGCGCCGCGGACATTCGAGGCCTTCGACGCGCGGGTGAAATTCATCCTGCCGCTGAGCTGGCCCGCGGCTGCCGAGAGTCCGCAAGGCCGTTACGGCGTTGGTATCAACCTCTACGGCCGGCTGAAACCCGGCGCGACCGCCGGCGCGGCGGACGCCGAGGCGAAGACACTTGAGAAAATCTACGTCGATGCGGGCCCGCCGGCGCTGAAGGCCTTCGCCGAGCGCTCCGGCATGACGATGAACGTCGGCGGCGTGCAGGATCAGCGCGTGCAACCGGTGCGGCCCACGTTGCTGCTGCTGCAGGGCGGCGTGGCGTTCGTGCTGCTGATCGGTTGCGTGAACGTCGCCAACCTCCTCCTCGCGCGCTCGAACGCGCGCCAGTCGGAGCTCGCGATTCGCTCTGCGCTCGGCGCGAGCCGGCGCATCATCGCACGCCAATTGCTGCTCGAGAGCCTGCTGCTCACCGGCCTCGGCGCCGTGCTGGGCGTGTTGCTGGCGTGGGGCGCGCTCAAGGCGACGAATTTCTACCTGGCCAAAATGCTCCCGCAGGCGCTCGCCGCGACGATCGACCTGCGCGTGCTCGGCTTCGCTGTCGCGCTGGCACTCGTGGTCGGCGTGCTGATCGGACTGATTCCGGTTTTCCATGTATTGCGGACCAACCTCGCCGAGGTGATCCAGCGCGGCACGCGCGGCGCCTCTTCAGGGCGCGGCGTGCGCGCGTTGAGCGGCACGTTGGTGGTCGCGCAGATCGCGGTGGCGTTGATGCTGCTGACGGGCGCGGGTCTGCTCATTCGCAGCTTTGCCAAGGCGCTCGATGTGAGTCCGGGCTTCGATCCTTCGCACGTCGTCACGGGGCGCATCGCGCTGCCGCAGGCGCACCGGGCGAGCGACGAGGCGGCGAACAAGATTCGCGAGCGGCTGCTGGCGTCGTTGCGGGAGATCCCGGGAGTGAGTTCCGTCGCGCTCGGTTTCGCGACGCCGTTCCAAGGCGGGTTGCCGATCAACGCCTTCACGCTCGAGAACGACACGCTGCCGCCCGGCGCGCCGCAGCCCGGCGCGTTTCGCGTGGTCGTGACGCCGGGCTATCTGGAAACGCTAGGGCTCAAACTCGTCGAGGGGCGCTTTTTCGAGGAGGCGGATCTCGCGCCAAACCGGCGCGTTTACGTCGTGGACGAGAGTTTCGCGAAAAGATTCTTCCCGGGACGCTCAGCGCTCGGCGGGCGCTTCACCTTCGGGGCCCGTCCGGAAAAGGACGCGGACTGGCCGTCGATCGTCGGCGTGGTGAAGGACCTGCCGCACAACGGCGTGGAGGAAAAGAGCGGGAATCCTTTCATCTACCAGGTCATGCAGGGCGGCCGGCCGGGCGGGCTGACGCTGTTCCTGCGCACCGAGCGGCCGGCGGCGGATGTCGTCGCGTCGCTGCGGGCGAAGATGAAGGAGATCGATCCCGCGATCGCCCTCTTTGACACGGGAGCGATGGCGCAGGTCGTCGACTCGTCCTACGACAATCGCCGCGCCGTCATGCTCTTGCTCGCGGCGTTCGCGGGCTTGGCGCTGTTCCTCTCCGCGCTCGGCATCTATGGCGTGCTCGCCTACGACGTCTCGCAGCGCACGCGCGAGATCGGCGTGCGTGGCGCGATCGGCGCTTCGCACGGCGAGATCATCGGTCTCATCCTGAAGCAGGGTCTGTGGAAAACCGGCCTCGGCATCGTGCTCGGCTTGGCCGGCGCCGCTTTGCTCAGCCATTACATGACCAGCCTGCTGTTCGGCGTGAAACCGACGGAGCCGATCGTGTATGCCGTCGTGTCGCTCGTGCTGATTGTAGTGGCGCTGCTCGCCAGCTATCTGCCGGCTCGACGCGCGGCGAAGATCGATCCGCTCGTGGCGCTGCGTGACGAGTGA
- a CDS encoding alanine--tRNA ligase, giving the protein MTSAEIRQSFLDFFASHGHTIVPSSPLLPDSPGLLFTNAGMNQFVPIFLGDRAADVSKWAGARPAKDTRAADTQKCIRAGGKHNDLEDVGYDTYHHTMFEMLGNWSFGDYFKKESLTWGWELITKVWGIPPKRLFATIYNPDKSKGDPADRDEEAYAIWAELFKKEGLDPAVHIVNGNKKDNFWMMGDTGPCGPCSEIHFNLLPSDDEQAGRALVNSSSPRCIEIWNHVFIQFNANADGTFAPLAAKHVDTGMGFERVAGIYATTKGFKDFSAEPSNYNSDVFAPLFTKVAALSGKTYRGTVPTKREGLTEQENIDIAFRVLADHARCVSCAIADGIMPGNDGRNYVIRRILRRGILYGKKLGFKVGDFSQLVAPVVESLGHVFPELKQQQEVIRRVIHSEEESFGRTLDRGLQIFDKAVADSIEVLALQSGAIQHYKIWVTNPTRPGSKTSTGSATPGLPEVTFDPTRPDIALAIRIFGEAPEISGESAFELYDTYGFPLDMTQLLATERGITVDATGFEIEMEQQRNRARAAQKKEVIVAATEGDTVADLKPTTFLGYTMTKTMTAGPAKLLEVVHSDKDTFLVFDQTPFYAEMGGQAGDTGHALINHQKFDIVDTVKDKAGRHLHKLSPASAALCGSELARDSAAELAVDAQRRRAISRHHSAAHLIHWALRKVLGTHVRQAGTSKTPDRMRFDFSHFEAMTAAQIKEVEQLVNEKVLDNAVIETYETEFDKKPEGTLAFFGDKYGKIVRVVDIGGYSRELCGGTHTSTTGEIGLIKVVAEMAVAAGTRRIEAVAGQPAYEFVLAEETALKAVNARLNAGVQDVAQKLEAVFARQKELEQKLKAFEAKASAGLAEELVAKATTKDGLKFVTAIVSAENPDALRSLASQVLNKVGEGVVTLGAAFPDKASVVAFCSPAAIKAGHQAGKIISELSAKLGGKGGGKPDFAMGGGKDPAKLAEVLK; this is encoded by the coding sequence ATGACTTCCGCCGAAATCCGCCAGTCGTTCCTCGATTTCTTCGCCTCCCACGGCCACACGATCGTCCCGTCGTCGCCGCTGCTGCCGGACTCGCCCGGACTCCTCTTCACGAACGCCGGCATGAACCAGTTCGTGCCCATCTTCCTCGGCGACCGCGCCGCCGACGTCTCCAAGTGGGCCGGCGCCCGCCCGGCGAAAGACACCCGCGCCGCCGACACCCAGAAGTGCATCCGCGCCGGCGGCAAACACAACGACCTCGAGGACGTCGGCTACGATACCTACCACCACACGATGTTCGAGATGCTGGGCAACTGGTCCTTCGGCGACTACTTCAAGAAGGAGTCGCTCACCTGGGGCTGGGAACTCATCACCAAGGTCTGGGGCATCCCGCCGAAGCGCCTCTTCGCGACGATCTATAATCCCGATAAATCCAAGGGCGATCCCGCCGACCGCGACGAGGAAGCCTACGCCATCTGGGCCGAGCTCTTCAAAAAGGAAGGCCTCGATCCCGCCGTCCACATCGTCAACGGCAACAAGAAGGACAATTTCTGGATGATGGGCGACACCGGCCCCTGCGGTCCGTGCTCGGAAATCCATTTCAATCTTCTCCCCTCCGACGACGAGCAAGCCGGCCGCGCGCTCGTGAACTCGAGCTCGCCGCGCTGCATCGAGATCTGGAACCACGTCTTCATCCAGTTCAACGCCAACGCCGACGGCACCTTCGCCCCGCTCGCCGCCAAGCACGTCGACACCGGCATGGGCTTCGAGCGTGTCGCCGGCATCTACGCCACGACGAAAGGCTTCAAGGACTTCTCCGCCGAGCCCTCGAACTACAACTCCGACGTCTTCGCCCCGCTCTTCACCAAAGTCGCCGCGCTCTCCGGCAAAACCTATCGCGGCACCGTCCCGACCAAGCGCGAAGGCCTCACCGAGCAGGAGAACATCGACATCGCCTTCCGCGTCCTCGCCGACCACGCGCGCTGCGTGAGCTGCGCGATCGCCGACGGCATCATGCCGGGCAACGACGGTCGCAACTACGTCATCCGCCGCATCCTCCGCCGCGGCATTCTCTACGGAAAGAAACTCGGCTTCAAAGTCGGCGACTTCTCCCAACTCGTCGCCCCCGTCGTCGAGTCCCTCGGCCACGTTTTTCCCGAGCTGAAACAGCAGCAGGAAGTGATCCGCCGCGTGATCCACAGCGAGGAAGAGAGCTTCGGGCGAACGCTGGATCGCGGTCTACAGATTTTCGACAAAGCGGTCGCCGACTCAATCGAGGTTCTCGCACTTCAATCGGGCGCAATCCAGCACTACAAGATTTGGGTCACTAACCCGACGCGCCCTGGTTCGAAGACTTCGACCGGATCGGCAACGCCTGGTCTTCCAGAGGTCACGTTTGACCCGACCCGTCCTGACATTGCTCTCGCCATTCGTATCTTTGGGGAAGCCCCAGAAATCTCAGGCGAAAGCGCCTTCGAACTCTACGATACCTACGGATTCCCTCTCGACATGACCCAGTTGCTTGCGACTGAGCGCGGAATAACCGTCGATGCTACGGGCTTCGAAATCGAAATGGAGCAACAGCGCAACCGCGCCCGCGCCGCGCAGAAGAAGGAAGTCATCGTCGCCGCCACAGAGGGCGACACCGTCGCCGACCTCAAGCCGACGACCTTCCTCGGCTACACGATGACGAAGACGATGACCGCCGGCCCGGCGAAGCTCCTCGAAGTCGTCCACTCCGACAAAGACACCTTCCTCGTCTTCGACCAGACGCCCTTCTACGCCGAAATGGGCGGCCAGGCCGGCGACACCGGCCACGCGCTGATCAACCACCAGAAATTCGACATCGTCGACACGGTGAAGGACAAGGCCGGCCGTCACCTGCACAAGCTCTCGCCCGCCTCCGCGGCCCTCTGTGGGAGCGAGCTTGCTCGCGACTCCGCCGCCGAACTCGCGGTCGACGCGCAACGTCGCCGCGCCATCTCCCGCCATCACAGCGCCGCGCACTTGATCCACTGGGCGCTGCGCAAAGTCCTCGGCACGCACGTCCGCCAGGCCGGCACCTCAAAGACGCCGGACCGCATGCGCTTCGACTTCTCGCACTTCGAGGCGATGACCGCCGCGCAGATCAAGGAGGTCGAGCAACTCGTGAACGAAAAGGTGCTCGATAACGCCGTCATCGAGACCTACGAGACCGAGTTCGACAAAAAGCCCGAAGGCACCCTCGCCTTCTTCGGCGACAAATACGGCAAGATCGTCCGCGTCGTCGACATCGGCGGCTACAGCCGCGAACTCTGCGGCGGCACGCACACATCCACCACCGGCGAGATCGGCCTGATCAAAGTCGTTGCCGAGATGGCCGTCGCCGCCGGCACGCGCCGCATCGAAGCCGTCGCCGGCCAGCCAGCCTACGAGTTCGTCCTCGCCGAGGAAACCGCGCTCAAAGCCGTCAACGCCCGCCTCAACGCCGGCGTGCAGGACGTCGCGCAGAAACTCGAAGCCGTCTTCGCGCGCCAGAAGGAACTCGAGCAAAAGTTGAAGGCCTTCGAAGCCAAAGCCTCCGCCGGTCTCGCCGAGGAACTCGTTGCGAAAGCTACGACCAAAGACGGGCTGAAGTTCGTCACCGCGATCGTTTCGGCTGAAAATCCCGACGCGCTCCGCTCGCTCGCGAGCCAAGTGTTGAACAAGGTCGGCGAAGGCGTCGTCACGCTCGGCGCCGCGTTCCCGGACAAGGCCAGCGTCGTCGCGTTCTGCTCGCCTGCCGCGATCAAGGCCGGGCATCAGGCCGGCAAGATCATCAGCGAACTCTCCGCCAAGCTCGGCGGCAAAGGCGGCGGCAAACCCGACTTCGCCATGGGCGGCGGCAAAGACCCGGCCAAACTCGCCGAAGTTCTCAAGTGA
- a CDS encoding DUF2384 domain-containing protein, whose product MKARKTKAAIADYLHDNHALKDRVEEGLPVVEIVQFGKQAGFTNDELARLIQIPPRTYARRVAEKARLKVHEGERAARLMRLFDRAREIFGTDENTRSWFNAKLLALGGKTPLDYAQTEPGAREVENVLGRIEHGVFS is encoded by the coding sequence ATGAAAGCCCGCAAGACGAAGGCCGCGATCGCCGACTACCTCCACGATAACCACGCGCTGAAAGACCGCGTGGAGGAAGGGTTGCCGGTCGTCGAGATCGTGCAGTTCGGCAAGCAGGCGGGCTTCACCAACGACGAACTCGCGCGCCTCATCCAAATCCCGCCGCGCACCTACGCCCGCCGTGTCGCCGAGAAGGCACGTCTCAAGGTCCACGAAGGCGAGCGCGCGGCGCGGCTGATGCGCCTCTTCGATCGCGCCCGGGAGATTTTCGGCACCGACGAGAACACCCGCAGCTGGTTCAACGCCAAGCTGCTCGCGCTCGGCGGCAAGACGCCGCTCGACTACGCGCAGACCGAACCCGGCGCGCGCGAGGTGGAAAATGTCCTCGGGCGCATCGAGCACGGCGTGTTCTCGTGA
- a CDS encoding RES domain-containing protein — protein sequence MSSLVVWRLCAAKYAATAFSGEGAELYGGRWSPPGLRVAYCAESRALAIVEVLANADEPDRLLHLKWSFVSATLPESTVEKPARFPTNWRQFPHPPETQEVGAAWLKSGTHLALRVPSAVVPGEFNYLVNPAHPAFAKLVFTKPEPFAFDPRLL from the coding sequence GTGAGTTCGCTCGTCGTCTGGCGCCTCTGCGCCGCGAAATACGCCGCCACCGCCTTCTCCGGCGAAGGCGCGGAACTCTACGGCGGCCGCTGGTCGCCGCCCGGCTTGCGCGTGGCTTACTGCGCGGAATCCCGCGCGCTCGCGATCGTCGAAGTGCTCGCCAATGCCGACGAGCCCGACCGACTGCTCCACCTCAAATGGAGCTTCGTCTCGGCCACGCTGCCCGAAAGCACCGTCGAGAAGCCGGCGCGCTTTCCGACGAATTGGCGGCAGTTCCCCCACCCGCCCGAAACGCAGGAAGTCGGCGCGGCCTGGCTGAAGTCCGGCACACACCTCGCGTTGCGCGTGCCGAGTGCGGTCGTGCCGGGCGAGTTCAACTACCTGGTCAATCCCGCACACCCGGCATTCGCGAAGCTCGTGTTCACGAAGCCGGAGCCGTTCGCCTTCGACCCGCGCTTGCTCTGA